The following proteins come from a genomic window of Noviherbaspirillum sp. L7-7A:
- a CDS encoding branched-chain amino acid ABC transporter permease, with translation MSARRFDLAIAVLIGATVIALPFATQNDFFLNLALLVMIWSIFALGFDLVFGSIGMVSFGHASFLGMGGYIVAIFTQRYGWSFEASTMAAMAAASLLAWIFSFFALRVSGIFFSLVTLALSQLLYILADSKLRELTGGADGIAGVTRPQLFGVDFFTTQAFYWYVVVLFTIVVACVAMLRASPFGRVMQGVAQNEIRTEQLGYDVHGIKQITFLVSGGISGLASALLASLLMFVNPQMLHWTTSGDVIIMTLLGGAGTLWGPVGGVILFELLKEWLSGQTQYWYGVLGVVFILATIYFPKGFLGEARRLATRAQRRKP, from the coding sequence ATGAGCGCCCGCCGTTTTGACTTAGCCATTGCCGTTCTGATCGGTGCGACTGTCATCGCACTACCATTTGCGACGCAGAATGACTTTTTCCTGAACCTTGCGCTGCTTGTGATGATCTGGTCAATCTTCGCGCTCGGCTTCGATCTCGTGTTCGGTTCCATCGGCATGGTGTCGTTCGGCCATGCCAGTTTCCTGGGAATGGGAGGCTATATCGTTGCCATCTTTACCCAGCGCTACGGCTGGTCCTTCGAGGCCAGTACAATGGCCGCCATGGCTGCAGCCTCGCTACTGGCGTGGATCTTCAGCTTCTTCGCGCTGCGCGTATCTGGCATCTTTTTCTCACTCGTAACGCTTGCGCTGTCGCAGCTGCTCTACATCCTTGCCGATAGCAAGTTGCGAGAATTGACGGGTGGTGCCGATGGCATCGCTGGTGTCACCCGGCCGCAATTGTTTGGTGTCGATTTTTTCACAACCCAGGCGTTTTACTGGTATGTCGTCGTGCTGTTCACAATTGTGGTGGCCTGTGTGGCGATGTTAAGGGCCTCGCCATTCGGCCGGGTCATGCAAGGCGTTGCGCAGAACGAGATCCGCACTGAGCAGCTCGGCTACGATGTTCACGGTATTAAGCAAATTACCTTCCTCGTGTCAGGCGGCATCAGCGGCCTGGCCAGCGCGCTGCTAGCTTCGCTGCTTATGTTCGTCAATCCGCAGATGCTGCATTGGACCACCTCTGGCGACGTCATCATCATGACACTGCTGGGCGGCGCCGGGACACTGTGGGGGCCTGTGGGCGGTGTGATCCTGTTTGAGCTCCTCAAGGAGTGGCTGAGCGGACAGACACAATACTGGTATGGGGTACTTGGCGTGGTATTCATTCTGGCTACCATCTATTTTCCAAAAGGCTTCTTAGGCGAGGCTCGCCGCCTCGCTACTCGTGCGCAACGGAGAAAGCCATGA
- a CDS encoding branched-chain amino acid ABC transporter permease — MSMIIIGLSLGMLLFLLASGLTLIFGMLGVINFAHGALYMLGAYVAFDISRRTGSFTLGLVVATLVTAATGFAMERLALRPLYARPHFYQLILTFGFILVITEAVKFTWGLGYKETPMPDALAGTIVLFGSTIPVYRLFVIIFGAVVSIALFLALERSTFGMKVRAASSDAEMVQILGLRAASIRNAVFGLGAGLAGLAGAIAAPLFPIELGMATTVIIDCFIVVILGGLGNIRGVVAAAILIGMVRAVGYTFAPSWVDVLTFSLLIATLMTRPQGLFSRPVRSA, encoded by the coding sequence ATGTCTATGATCATTATCGGGCTTAGCCTTGGCATGCTCCTTTTCCTGCTTGCCTCAGGCCTAACGCTTATTTTCGGCATGCTTGGCGTCATCAACTTTGCCCACGGTGCCTTGTACATGCTCGGCGCCTATGTTGCCTTCGACATCAGCCGCCGCACAGGCTCTTTTACACTGGGACTGGTAGTGGCCACCCTAGTCACGGCGGCGACTGGATTCGCCATGGAGCGACTAGCGCTGCGTCCACTTTATGCGCGACCGCACTTCTACCAATTGATTCTGACATTTGGCTTCATCCTCGTCATTACCGAAGCCGTCAAATTCACTTGGGGATTGGGTTACAAGGAAACGCCGATGCCCGATGCACTCGCAGGAACGATAGTGCTTTTTGGCAGCACCATCCCGGTCTATCGGCTTTTTGTCATCATCTTTGGCGCAGTTGTTTCCATCGCGCTGTTCCTGGCTCTTGAGCGCAGCACCTTCGGTATGAAAGTGCGCGCCGCCAGCAGCGACGCCGAGATGGTACAGATCTTAGGGCTGCGTGCGGCAAGCATTCGCAACGCCGTGTTCGGGCTTGGCGCAGGACTGGCTGGACTCGCCGGCGCAATCGCCGCGCCGCTGTTTCCGATTGAGCTTGGCATGGCCACTACTGTAATCATCGACTGCTTCATCGTGGTTATCCTGGGTGGTCTTGGCAACATCCGCGGCGTGGTCGCCGCAGCGATCCTGATCGGCATGGTGCGAGCGGTTGGTTATACGTTCGCGCCGAGCTGGGTCGATGTGCTGACGTTTTCGCTGCTGATCGCGACCTTAATGACCCGCCCCCAAGGGTTGTTTTCCCGTCCTGTGAGGTCAGCATGA
- a CDS encoding ABC transporter substrate-binding protein, which produces MTKGILAAKHATSAVIAALFSIANAHAADPDTFYIGGVVSLSGTYGMFGDDMRKGVEIAIEQRGSKVLGKPIKVSWEDDETKPQPAVQKTTRLIADGAQMIFGAVSSSSTLAIMNIAKQRKVPHLVTISADDKITVPGASRYTFRTSNTLGMEQRMALNYTKDQKLKRVYGVIADYQATRDSWEWYRKEAEKAGVQIVGADFPPLGNRDFSTIVDKVAKSDADSVVLFQTGSDAVTLVKQAGQVNLAKTKKIFGPVIADETMAAAVGPASIGVNSGVRYHYTIDNPANKKFVDAYRKKYNEFPSMAAGEAYDGMAWWLDVVEKTGTWDKEKWVDAMASSVRENSVEGRKEMRACDHQALQDGLWGEVVPGRDPNPALMMKIVKVYPPNQIFEPCHN; this is translated from the coding sequence ATGACAAAAGGAATACTTGCCGCTAAGCACGCCACAAGCGCCGTTATAGCCGCACTTTTTAGTATCGCGAATGCGCACGCGGCGGATCCAGACACCTTCTATATCGGCGGTGTAGTGTCGCTGTCAGGAACGTACGGCATGTTTGGAGATGACATGCGCAAGGGCGTCGAAATTGCCATCGAACAACGCGGTAGCAAGGTCCTGGGAAAACCGATCAAGGTGAGCTGGGAAGATGACGAGACGAAACCCCAGCCAGCTGTTCAGAAAACGACGCGTTTAATTGCCGATGGCGCGCAGATGATTTTTGGCGCAGTCAGTTCCTCTTCGACATTGGCAATTATGAACATCGCCAAGCAACGCAAAGTCCCGCACTTGGTCACGATCTCGGCCGACGATAAGATTACTGTGCCTGGAGCCTCTCGCTACACCTTTCGCACGTCAAATACCCTTGGCATGGAACAGCGAATGGCGCTGAACTACACCAAGGACCAAAAACTAAAGCGGGTCTATGGCGTGATTGCCGACTATCAGGCCACGCGCGATAGCTGGGAGTGGTATCGCAAGGAGGCGGAAAAAGCCGGTGTTCAAATTGTTGGCGCTGACTTTCCTCCATTGGGGAATCGCGACTTTTCCACCATCGTCGACAAGGTCGCTAAATCGGACGCTGACAGCGTAGTCCTGTTCCAAACCGGATCTGACGCGGTCACGCTAGTCAAGCAGGCTGGTCAAGTGAATCTCGCCAAGACAAAGAAAATCTTCGGACCCGTGATTGCCGATGAAACGATGGCTGCAGCTGTGGGTCCCGCCTCTATTGGCGTCAATTCCGGCGTTCGCTACCACTACACCATCGACAATCCGGCCAATAAGAAATTTGTCGATGCGTACCGAAAAAAATACAACGAGTTCCCATCGATGGCCGCAGGTGAAGCCTACGACGGCATGGCATGGTGGCTGGATGTCGTCGAAAAAACTGGCACCTGGGACAAGGAAAAATGGGTAGATGCAATGGCCAGTAGCGTGCGTGAGAACTCTGTCGAAGGCCGCAAGGAGATGCGTGCATGCGATCACCAAGCATTGCAGGACGGTCTGTGGGGCGAAGTGGTGCCCGGCCGCGATCCGAACCCAGCGCTCATGATGAAGATTGTGAAGGTGTACCCACCCAATCAGATCTTCGAACCTTGCCACAACTGA
- a CDS encoding NAD(P)-dependent oxidoreductase, with protein MFVSHGFNFDLHIKAPRLAVERHARRWRNKNRESILFKNQCGASMKEPMHVGFLGLGQMGGAMAERLLGKDFRLHIHDPVRPAMERFVATGAVAHDSPKSVADAAAIVFACLPNPETSLSVASGPQGVIHGSTIKVYVEMSTIGKATIEQIAASLKSQAIHTIDAPVTGGPPVARAGKLTIMVAGEAAVLKTVWPLLATIGEKIYTLGEEPGMAQVMKVVNNLILAANMIVACEGLSMGAKAGLDGDMMLQVLKAGSGQSFGGCEILRRGVDGTFDFGAALSTCDKDVTLGLRDAGALNVEMPVIEQARQVWHSAFEAGWGDQDFTTILKVIEQKNGTLVRRKPSSQT; from the coding sequence ATGTTTGTGAGTCATGGGTTTAACTTTGATTTACACATCAAAGCGCCCAGGCTTGCGGTAGAGAGACACGCTCGTCGATGGCGGAATAAAAATCGTGAAAGCATTCTGTTTAAAAACCAGTGTGGAGCATCTATGAAAGAACCTATGCATGTCGGCTTTTTGGGGCTCGGCCAGATGGGTGGCGCGATGGCCGAACGACTTCTTGGCAAGGATTTTCGCTTGCATATCCACGACCCCGTGCGTCCTGCGATGGAGCGATTTGTCGCCACGGGGGCTGTTGCCCATGACTCTCCCAAGTCCGTGGCAGATGCAGCGGCTATCGTGTTTGCCTGTTTGCCCAACCCGGAGACATCGCTTTCCGTGGCATCAGGGCCTCAGGGGGTGATACATGGTTCCACCATCAAGGTATATGTGGAGATGTCTACTATTGGGAAGGCGACGATCGAACAGATCGCTGCCAGTCTCAAATCGCAGGCAATTCATACCATTGATGCGCCGGTGACCGGTGGACCGCCAGTTGCCCGCGCAGGTAAGCTTACGATTATGGTGGCGGGCGAGGCAGCAGTGTTGAAGACCGTGTGGCCACTTTTAGCCACAATCGGTGAGAAGATTTACACGCTTGGTGAAGAGCCAGGCATGGCACAAGTGATGAAGGTCGTCAATAATTTGATCTTGGCTGCCAACATGATTGTTGCTTGTGAAGGACTGTCGATGGGCGCCAAGGCAGGCCTGGATGGGGATATGATGCTGCAGGTTCTCAAAGCTGGCTCGGGGCAAAGCTTTGGTGGTTGCGAAATATTGCGCAGGGGTGTGGACGGGACTTTTGACTTTGGTGCTGCTCTGTCGACTTGTGACAAAGATGTCACGTTGGGCTTGCGCGATGCAGGCGCTTTGAATGTCGAGATGCCTGTGATCGAACAGGCGCGGCAGGTCTGGCACTCAGCTTTCGAAGCAGGCTGGGGTGACCAAGATTTCACGACAATTTTAAAAGTCATTGAACAGAAAAATGGAACCTTGGTGCGCAGGAAGCCTTCATCGCAGACTTAA
- a CDS encoding IS5 family transposase has translation MRRKRRIFQHSNTQGYPLREHIDLHHPLVELADMIDWAAIDRVATEPFQPGPGRPILRPRLVAGLLYLQHAFNLSDEQVVAGWLENPYWQVFTGETHLQTEPPIDPSSLSRWRNRLGEVGMEELLAQSIEAAKRANVIKPSSMQRVIVDTTVMEKAIAYPTDSALLERSREHLVKAARQCSLRLRQNYNREAPRLVQQISRYAHAKQFRRMRAALRTLHSRVGRVHRDIARQLDQVCLPQRKALDDLLSRTGRILTQLRKDKNKLYALHAPEVECIAKGKARTPYEFGVKVSIVTTLKEGLVVGARSMPGNPYDGHTLHEALEQAEILSEVKPLMAFVDRGYRGIEVDGVQIWKSGQRHGVTRGLKAMIKRRSAIEPIIGHMKNDGKLGRNWLKGALGDAMHAVLCGAGHNIRLIINKLKSCRPMTPAY, from the coding sequence ATGCGCAGGAAACGCCGTATTTTCCAGCACAGCAACACGCAGGGGTACCCGCTGCGGGAGCATATCGACCTGCACCATCCTCTCGTGGAATTGGCCGACATGATCGACTGGGCCGCCATTGACCGCGTCGCGACCGAGCCGTTTCAGCCCGGGCCGGGGCGCCCAATCCTGCGGCCACGGCTTGTCGCCGGCCTCCTGTACCTGCAGCATGCATTCAATCTCTCCGATGAACAGGTCGTCGCCGGCTGGCTGGAGAACCCATATTGGCAGGTGTTCACCGGCGAGACACATTTGCAGACTGAGCCACCCATCGACCCGTCAAGCCTGTCGCGCTGGCGCAATCGTTTAGGCGAAGTCGGCATGGAGGAATTGCTGGCGCAAAGCATCGAAGCAGCCAAACGCGCCAATGTGATCAAGCCGTCGAGTATGCAGCGAGTGATTGTCGATACGACAGTCATGGAGAAGGCAATTGCCTATCCAACCGATTCGGCATTGCTGGAACGCAGTCGTGAACACTTGGTAAAGGCAGCACGCCAGTGCAGCCTGCGTCTTCGTCAGAATTACAACCGTGAAGCGCCCCGCCTGGTGCAGCAGATTAGCCGCTATGCCCATGCCAAACAGTTCCGGCGCATGCGTGCAGCCTTGCGTACCCTACACTCACGAGTGGGACGAGTTCACCGCGATATCGCACGTCAGCTGGACCAGGTGTGCCTGCCGCAGCGCAAGGCACTCGATGACCTGCTGTCGCGGACTGGCCGCATCCTGACGCAACTGCGCAAAGACAAGAACAAGTTGTATGCGCTACATGCGCCTGAAGTGGAATGCATTGCCAAGGGCAAGGCCCGAACACCGTATGAATTTGGCGTAAAGGTGTCAATCGTCACTACGTTGAAAGAAGGTCTGGTGGTCGGCGCGCGTTCCATGCCAGGCAATCCCTACGATGGCCATACGCTCCACGAGGCGCTGGAGCAGGCCGAAATCCTCTCCGAGGTCAAACCGCTGATGGCATTCGTCGACCGCGGCTATCGCGGTATCGAGGTCGACGGGGTGCAGATCTGGAAGTCAGGCCAGCGACACGGTGTCACGCGAGGCCTCAAGGCGATGATCAAGCGCCGCAGCGCTATTGAACCCATCATCGGCCATATGAAGAACGACGGTAAGCTGGGGCGTAATTGGCTTAAAGGGGCATTGGGCGATGCCATGCATGCAGTGCTTTGCGGCGCTGGACATAACATCCGGCTCATCATTAACAAGCTTAAATCCTGTCGGCCGATGACTCCGGCTTATTGA
- a CDS encoding PAS domain S-box protein, which yields MQTAKNPSSETERLQQTTRDLVAISTLQAFWGSLSPEEVIKNLSQVFLDILNLDSVYIRLASHERRESIEAISSNQRDVADLVSPSTRAELDRFLAQRDVNQDMALPDLFGDGQLCVHPTRFGIAEDNGVVIAASHRADFPSEHDRLLLSFGANQAAAVIQRWRTEQALMMSEKRFLEIADAGPAMLWVTEPDGFCSFLSRSWHEFTGQRKDEGFGYGWTLAIHPEDRETAKAAFIDANVRKKEYEDEFRLLHADGSYRWVIDAGRPRFSISGEFLGFVGNVLDITHRKQAEEALHNAQALMSTVFEILPVGVGVFSPDGSTILSNQQMQHYLPTNILPSQDGERHARWNAHDTDGRLLSREEFPGARALRGERVVPGIEALYTQDDGTKMWTQVAAVPIRNDRKQITGQVAVVTNIDASKRIEEALRLSEEKYRTLFSKMDEGFGIVEVILNNEGEPADFRYLETNPVFEQQTGLNEVIGKTIRQMVPNVEALWIDAFGRIALTGQAERFADHSSALGRWFDVNAFPIGKPEDRHVAFVFRDITESKLIEQELREADRRKDEFLAMLAHELRNPLAPISAGSELLQMVRLDGSQVRQTSEIIGRQVRHMNNLIDDLLDVSRVKRGLVELDNTTLDMRHVIAEAVEQTGPIIQLKRHQLALHLPPDEMMVLGDGKRLVQIVTNILNNAAKYTPEGGNIALHAEVLNDDVLLNVKDNGVGMSPELLSRVFDLFTQAERSSDRSTGGLGLGLALVKSLVELHGGSVKANSDGADKGSLFTIRLPRLRRPVEQPDTTQSDGALQISSSSLKILVVDDNADAATLLSMLLEASGHQVLVENGARSALERASIERPDVCVLDIGLPDMNGNELAQHLRAMPEAAETLLIALTGYGQEEDKKATLAAGFDYHLVKPVDFKTLFSILVDASSR from the coding sequence ATGCAGACAGCAAAAAATCCTAGCTCGGAAACGGAACGTCTGCAGCAAACCACCCGTGACCTCGTTGCTATTTCGACTTTGCAGGCCTTCTGGGGTAGCCTTTCTCCTGAGGAAGTGATCAAGAACCTATCTCAGGTGTTCCTGGACATACTTAATCTGGACTCAGTTTATATCCGCCTTGCCAGTCACGAGCGGCGCGAGTCAATTGAAGCCATTTCCAGCAATCAACGCGACGTTGCCGACCTTGTTTCGCCGAGCACCAGAGCGGAGCTGGATCGGTTCCTGGCGCAGCGAGATGTCAACCAGGATATGGCTCTGCCGGACTTGTTTGGCGATGGACAATTGTGCGTGCATCCTACCCGATTCGGCATTGCCGAGGACAATGGCGTGGTCATTGCCGCGTCCCATCGCGCTGACTTTCCATCTGAGCATGACCGGCTGCTGTTGAGCTTCGGTGCAAATCAAGCTGCTGCGGTCATACAGCGCTGGCGCACCGAGCAGGCTTTGATGATGAGCGAGAAGCGTTTCCTAGAGATAGCTGACGCAGGGCCGGCCATGCTTTGGGTAACCGAACCGGACGGCTTTTGCTCATTTTTATCCCGGAGTTGGCACGAGTTTACCGGGCAACGCAAGGATGAAGGGTTCGGTTATGGATGGACACTTGCCATCCATCCGGAAGACCGCGAAACCGCAAAGGCAGCCTTCATCGATGCCAATGTAAGGAAGAAAGAATACGAGGATGAATTCCGGCTCTTGCATGCGGACGGAAGCTATCGTTGGGTAATTGACGCCGGCCGCCCGCGATTTTCCATTTCAGGTGAATTCCTGGGCTTTGTCGGCAACGTACTAGATATTACTCATCGCAAGCAGGCAGAAGAGGCGCTGCATAACGCCCAAGCGTTGATGTCAACCGTCTTCGAAATTCTCCCGGTCGGGGTTGGCGTATTCAGTCCAGACGGCAGCACCATACTCTCCAACCAGCAGATGCAGCATTATCTGCCAACCAATATCCTCCCTTCCCAGGATGGCGAACGCCATGCTCGCTGGAACGCCCATGACACTGATGGCCGTCTGCTTTCGCGCGAAGAATTTCCTGGAGCCCGGGCACTGCGCGGGGAACGAGTGGTGCCGGGAATCGAGGCACTGTACACTCAGGACGACGGCACGAAAATGTGGACTCAAGTCGCAGCCGTGCCGATCAGGAATGACAGAAAGCAGATTACTGGCCAAGTCGCCGTCGTCACGAACATTGATGCATCCAAGCGCATCGAGGAAGCCTTGCGCCTGTCAGAAGAAAAATACCGTACGCTCTTTAGCAAGATGGACGAGGGATTCGGCATTGTCGAAGTCATCCTGAATAACGAAGGCGAGCCAGCGGATTTCCGTTATCTTGAAACAAACCCGGTATTCGAACAGCAGACCGGCCTGAACGAAGTCATTGGCAAAACCATCCGTCAAATGGTGCCGAACGTGGAGGCATTGTGGATCGATGCCTTTGGCAGGATTGCGCTAACTGGGCAGGCAGAGCGTTTCGCGGATCATTCTTCTGCTTTGGGCAGATGGTTCGACGTGAATGCCTTTCCCATCGGAAAGCCGGAAGACCGCCATGTGGCATTTGTTTTCAGGGATATCACGGAGAGCAAATTGATTGAGCAGGAACTGCGTGAAGCAGATCGCCGCAAGGACGAATTCCTGGCCATGCTTGCGCATGAATTACGCAACCCGCTTGCGCCCATCAGCGCTGGTTCCGAGCTTTTGCAGATGGTCAGGCTGGATGGGAGCCAAGTCAGGCAAACCAGCGAAATCATCGGTCGGCAGGTCAGGCACATGAACAACTTGATTGATGATTTGCTGGACGTGTCACGGGTCAAGCGAGGACTGGTTGAGTTAGACAATACTACGCTGGACATGCGCCATGTCATTGCCGAAGCGGTAGAACAGACGGGTCCAATCATTCAGCTAAAACGCCATCAATTGGCTTTGCATCTTCCGCCAGATGAGATGATGGTTCTAGGCGACGGCAAGCGACTGGTGCAAATCGTGACCAATATTCTGAACAACGCCGCGAAATATACGCCGGAAGGTGGGAATATTGCCTTGCACGCTGAAGTGCTAAATGACGATGTGCTGCTCAATGTAAAGGATAACGGTGTCGGCATGTCGCCCGAGCTGCTAAGTCGGGTCTTTGATCTGTTTACACAGGCTGAACGCAGTTCCGATCGTTCCACAGGCGGATTGGGACTGGGTCTGGCTTTAGTGAAAAGTCTGGTGGAACTGCATGGGGGCTCGGTCAAGGCGAACAGCGACGGCGCCGACAAAGGCAGCCTGTTCACTATACGTTTGCCGCGACTGCGACGGCCGGTCGAGCAACCCGACACGACCCAGTCCGACGGCGCTCTCCAAATCTCAAGCAGCTCGCTGAAGATCCTAGTGGTGGATGACAATGCGGACGCGGCGACCTTGTTGAGCATGCTGCTAGAGGCATCTGGTCACCAGGTGTTGGTTGAGAACGGCGCAAGAAGTGCCTTGGAGCGTGCAAGCATCGAACGGCCCGATGTTTGCGTGTTGGACATCGGACTCCCTGACATGAACGGTAATGAATTGGCGCAGCATCTGCGCGCCATGCCGGAAGCTGCCGAAACACTCCTGATCGCCTTAACCGGCTATGGTCAGGAAGAGGACAAAAAAGCTACCCTTGCCGCGGGCTTCGATTACCACCTAGTGAAGCCGGTAGACTTTAAAACGCTTTTTTCAATCCTTGTGGATGCATCGTCTCGATAG
- a CDS encoding alpha/beta fold hydrolase, whose protein sequence is MGAYRSTPLGKCRANTTQLLVHDLKALWRMLGIERWLVTGGSSGALLALAYGQAYPDACLGFVLSSILLDSLGEIDWFLHGMRLFYPQAHKHFTTWIPEEKRGDLLAAYEKRLFADAPAVRMEIARRWYRYSEDCALLAHDPQAVQQALKQNSVVYSTVRLRAHYFRHRMFLEPGQLINNMERIAHLPAAIVQSGHDVITPPQAAYRLHRAWPGSVLHIVPDAGHAPSEPRIQVQLMQALEKFRKEGNFS, encoded by the coding sequence ATGGGCGCATACCGCTCCACGCCGCTCGGAAAATGCCGCGCCAACACCACCCAGCTATTGGTGCATGACCTGAAAGCCCTGTGGCGGATGTTGGGCATAGAGCGCTGGCTGGTGACAGGCGGCTCCTCGGGTGCGCTGCTGGCCCTGGCCTATGGCCAAGCTTATCCGGATGCCTGCCTGGGCTTCGTGCTGAGCAGCATCCTGCTCGACAGCCTGGGGGAAATCGACTGGTTCCTACATGGCATGCGCCTGTTCTATCCGCAGGCGCATAAACATTTCACCACATGGATACCGGAAGAAAAGCGCGGCGATCTCCTTGCCGCCTATGAAAAGCGGCTTTTCGCCGACGCGCCGGCGGTGCGCATGGAAATTGCGCGGCGCTGGTACCGCTACAGCGAGGACTGTGCGCTGCTTGCGCATGATCCGCAAGCCGTCCAGCAAGCCCTGAAGCAAAACAGCGTGGTCTACAGCACCGTTCGGCTGCGTGCGCATTACTTCAGGCACCGCATGTTCCTGGAGCCCGGCCAGCTGATCAATAATATGGAGCGCATCGCCCATCTGCCGGCCGCTATAGTGCAGAGCGGCCATGACGTGATCACGCCGCCGCAGGCGGCTTACCGACTGCACCGTGCCTGGCCCGGTTCGGTGCTGCACATCGTGCCGGACGCCGGCCATGCGCCATCCGAGCCCCGCATCCAGGTCCAGCTGATGCAGGCGCTGGAAAAGTTCAGGAAGGAAGGAAATTTCAGCTGA
- a CDS encoding PEP-CTERM sorting domain-containing protein encodes MNCVKCICAGAFAVFASVPAAAATFVNGGFETGTTAGWSTGEGYRGGVDNAALTPSSVLPGGSLYDGPATRSGVVSAGTVDPTIGASFGSTVYAGNNAYRIEDTSSGGYASAISQKVTGYTDSTIIFAWKAVLENGGHDPADSAFFRIVLRDDTTGRDVISRTYDAGAEGGGVDSRFSALGDYFYTSQWQIENLVIDSSLLGHDFTLALLAADCLPTGHLGYAYLDGFGGSITNPPPIDPPPGGNPPPTGQVPLPGTLALLGLGMASLSAARRRKAA; translated from the coding sequence ATGAACTGCGTTAAGTGTATTTGCGCCGGGGCTTTTGCCGTATTCGCCTCAGTTCCGGCAGCAGCAGCCACCTTCGTCAATGGTGGCTTCGAAACTGGCACTACTGCGGGCTGGTCTACCGGCGAGGGCTACCGCGGCGGTGTCGACAATGCAGCACTCACACCGTCGAGCGTTCTCCCCGGCGGTTCGCTATATGATGGCCCTGCAACCCGGTCAGGCGTTGTTTCCGCCGGAACTGTCGATCCGACCATTGGCGCTTCCTTTGGAAGCACTGTCTATGCGGGCAACAACGCCTACCGGATTGAGGACACATCGTCTGGCGGCTACGCTTCGGCGATCAGCCAAAAGGTGACCGGCTATACCGACTCAACCATTATTTTTGCTTGGAAGGCGGTGCTCGAGAATGGCGGCCATGATCCAGCTGACTCAGCTTTCTTCCGCATCGTGCTGCGCGATGACACCACCGGACGGGATGTGATCAGTCGCACCTATGATGCTGGCGCCGAAGGGGGTGGAGTGGACAGTCGCTTCTCCGCCCTTGGTGACTACTTCTATACTTCGCAATGGCAGATCGAAAACCTGGTCATCGATTCATCCCTTCTCGGCCATGACTTCACTCTCGCGTTGCTTGCTGCCGATTGCCTACCGACCGGGCATCTCGGCTACGCCTACCTAGATGGGTTCGGTGGCTCGATAACAAATCCTCCGCCAATCGATCCGCCGCCTGGCGGCAATCCTCCGCCAACCGGCCAAGTACCGCTTCCTGGAACCTTAGCTTTGCTGGGCTTGGGTATGGCAAGCCTTTCTGCTGCTCGCCGGCGTAAAGCTGCCTAG
- a CDS encoding LysR family transcriptional regulator, with product MPHVDFNHLQAFIVVARERSFTRAAAQLGVAQPSLSHTIKSLESRLGVRLLTRTTRGVSPTEAGERLLASLAPHYEGIAAGLAELDSNRDKPAGTIRITASDYGASSFLWPKLSELMTKYPNINIEIDINNRMVDILAERFDAGLRFGDQVAQDMIAVRITADLRMAVVATPSYFETHGRPERPQDLVAHNCINLRLATHGGLYAWEFKKDSGMLEVQVRGQFTGNTTPQMLEGALAGIGIAYVPVTLAQQHIESGRLVPVLEDWSPTFPGYYLYYPSRRQPSRAFELVVDALRHRSV from the coding sequence ATGCCACATGTTGATTTCAACCATTTGCAAGCTTTCATCGTCGTCGCCCGCGAACGTAGCTTCACGCGCGCTGCCGCCCAGCTCGGCGTTGCGCAACCGTCGCTAAGCCATACAATCAAAAGCTTGGAGTCGCGCTTGGGCGTACGCCTGCTAACGCGTACGACGCGTGGCGTGTCGCCGACGGAGGCAGGCGAACGTCTATTGGCAAGCCTGGCACCACATTACGAAGGAATCGCAGCCGGGCTGGCTGAGCTCGATAGCAATCGGGACAAACCTGCTGGTACGATCAGGATCACTGCCTCTGACTATGGGGCAAGCAGCTTTCTATGGCCCAAGTTGTCGGAATTAATGACGAAGTACCCCAACATCAATATCGAAATCGACATCAACAACCGAATGGTTGACATCTTGGCCGAGCGCTTTGACGCAGGCCTACGCTTCGGCGATCAGGTAGCGCAGGACATGATCGCGGTACGCATCACAGCTGACCTGCGCATGGCAGTCGTCGCGACGCCGAGCTACTTCGAAACGCATGGGCGCCCGGAGAGGCCGCAGGACCTAGTGGCACACAACTGCATCAATCTGCGGCTGGCGACCCACGGCGGGTTATATGCTTGGGAATTCAAAAAGGATAGCGGTATGCTGGAGGTACAGGTGCGGGGGCAATTCACTGGCAACACGACGCCGCAAATGCTGGAGGGCGCGCTGGCCGGCATTGGCATTGCGTATGTGCCCGTGACACTCGCGCAGCAGCACATCGAGAGCGGTCGACTGGTACCTGTGCTGGAAGACTGGTCGCCGACCTTCCCCGGCTACTACTTGTATTATCCGAGCCGGCGTCAACCCTCACGGGCCTTCGAGCTTGTGGTGGATGCGCTTCGGCACCGATCCGTATAA